In Prunus dulcis chromosome 2, ALMONDv2, whole genome shotgun sequence, a single genomic region encodes these proteins:
- the LOC117618678 gene encoding ribulose bisphosphate carboxylase/oxygenase activase, chloroplastic isoform X1: MATAVSTIGAVNRAPLSLNGSSSSASVPSSTFLGSSLKKVNSRFTNSKVSSGSFRIVAEVDEDKQTDKDKWRGLAFDTSDDQQDITRGKGMVDSLFQAPQDAGTHFAVMSSYEYISTGLRQYNLDNNMDGFYIAPAFMDKLVVHITKNFMTLPNIKVPLILGIWGGKGQGKSFQCELVFAKMGISPIMMSAGELESGNAGEPAKLIRQRYREAADIIRKGKMCALFINDLDAGAGRLGGTTQYTVNNQMVNATLMNIADNPTNVQLPGMYNKEENPRVPIIVTGNDFSTLYAPLIRDGRMEKFYWAPTREDRIGVCIGIFRSDNVAKEDIVKLVDTFPGQSIDFFGALRARVYDDEVRKWITGVGVDGVGKRLVNSKEGPPTFEQPKMTIEKLLEYGNMLVQEQENVKRVQLADKYLSEAALGDANSDAIDSGNFYGKAAQQVNLPVPEGCTDRTAENFDPTARSDDGSCLYTF, translated from the exons ATGGCTACTGCTGTCTCAACCATTGGAGCTGTCAACAGGGCACCG CTGAGCCTAAATGGCTCTAGCAGCAGCGCTTCAGTTCCAAGCTCAACCTTCTTGGGCAGCAGCTTGAAGAAAGTGAACTCAAGATTCACCAACTCCAAGGTTTCATCTGGGAGCTTCAGGATTGTAGCAGAGGTGGACGAAGATAAGCAGACCGACAAGGACAAATGGAGAGGCCTTGCCTTTGACACCTCAGATGACCAACAAGACATCACAAGAGGAAAGGGCATGGTCGACTCTCTCTTCCAAGCACCCCAAGATGCTGGAACTCACTTCGCCGTCATGAGTTCTTATGAATACATCAGTACCGGGCTTCGCCA GTACAACTTGGACAACAACATGGATGGGTTTTACATTGCTCCTGCTTTTATGGACAAGCTTGTTGTCCACATCACCAAGAACTTCATGACCCTGCCTAACATCAAA GTTCCTCTCATCCTTGGTATCTGGGGAGGCAAAGGTCAGGGTAAATCTTTCCAGTGCGAGCTTGTCTTTGCCAAGATGGGAATCAG CCCCATCATGATGAGTGCCGGAGAATTGGAAAGTGGAAACGCAGGAGAACCCGCGAAGCTGATCAGGCAAAGGTACCGTGAAGCAGCTGACATAAtcaggaagggtaaaatgtGCGCACTCTTCATCAACGATCTTGATGCAGGAGCTGGTCGGCTTGGTGGAACCACACAGTACACTGTGAACAACCAAATGGTGAATGCCACCCTCATGAACATTGCTGACAACCCAACAAATGTCCAGCTCCCCGGTATGTACAACAAGGAGGAGAACCCCCGTGTCCCCATCATTGTCACCGGTAATGATTTCTCAACATTGTATGCTCCTCTCATCCGTGACGGGCGTATGGAGAAGTTCTACTGGGCGCCTACCCGCGAAGATCGTATTGGTGTCTGCATTGGTATCTTCAGGAGTGACAATGTTGCTAAGGAAGACATTGTCAAGCTTGTTGACACCTTCCCTGGCCAATCCATTG ATTTCTTTGGTGCACTGAGGGCCCGAGTCTATGACGATGAAGTGAGGAAGTGGATTACAGGGGTTGGGGTTGACGGCGTTGGGAAGAGGCTTGTGAACTCAAAGGAAGGGCCCCCGACTTTCGAGCAGCCTAAGATGACAATCGAGAAGCTGCTTGAGTATGGAAACATGCTCGTCCAAGAGCAAGAGAATGTGAAGAGAGTCCAATTGGCTGATAAGTATTTGAGCGAGGCTGCTCTTGGTGATGCCAACTCAGATGCTATTGATAGTGGAAATTTCTACG GCAAAGCAGCCCAACAAGTTAACCTTCCAGTTCCTGAAGGTTGTACTGATCGAACTGCAGAAAACTTTGACCCAACTGCTAGGAGTGACGATGGCAGCTGCCTGTACACATTTTAA
- the LOC117618678 gene encoding ribulose bisphosphate carboxylase/oxygenase activase, chloroplastic isoform X2, with amino-acid sequence MATAVSTIGAVNRAPLSLNGSSSSASVPSSTFLGSSLKKVNSRFTNSKVSSGSFRIVAEVDEDKQTDKDKWRGLAFDTSDDQQDITRGKGMVDSLFQAPQDAGTHFAVMSSYEYISTGLRQYNLDNNMDGFYIAPAFMDKLVVHITKNFMTLPNIKVPLILGIWGGKGQGKSFQCELVFAKMGISPIMMSAGELESGNAGEPAKLIRQRYREAADIIRKGKMCALFINDLDAGAGRLGGTTQYTVNNQMVNATLMNIADNPTNVQLPGMYNKEENPRVPIIVTGNDFSTLYAPLIRDGRMEKFYWAPTREDRIGVCIGIFRSDNVAKEDIVKLVDTFPGQSIDFFGALRARVYDDEVRKWITGVGVDGVGKRLVNSKEGPPTFEQPKMTIEKLLEYGNMLVQEQENVKRVQLADKYLSEAALGDANSDAIDSGNFYG; translated from the exons ATGGCTACTGCTGTCTCAACCATTGGAGCTGTCAACAGGGCACCG CTGAGCCTAAATGGCTCTAGCAGCAGCGCTTCAGTTCCAAGCTCAACCTTCTTGGGCAGCAGCTTGAAGAAAGTGAACTCAAGATTCACCAACTCCAAGGTTTCATCTGGGAGCTTCAGGATTGTAGCAGAGGTGGACGAAGATAAGCAGACCGACAAGGACAAATGGAGAGGCCTTGCCTTTGACACCTCAGATGACCAACAAGACATCACAAGAGGAAAGGGCATGGTCGACTCTCTCTTCCAAGCACCCCAAGATGCTGGAACTCACTTCGCCGTCATGAGTTCTTATGAATACATCAGTACCGGGCTTCGCCA GTACAACTTGGACAACAACATGGATGGGTTTTACATTGCTCCTGCTTTTATGGACAAGCTTGTTGTCCACATCACCAAGAACTTCATGACCCTGCCTAACATCAAA GTTCCTCTCATCCTTGGTATCTGGGGAGGCAAAGGTCAGGGTAAATCTTTCCAGTGCGAGCTTGTCTTTGCCAAGATGGGAATCAG CCCCATCATGATGAGTGCCGGAGAATTGGAAAGTGGAAACGCAGGAGAACCCGCGAAGCTGATCAGGCAAAGGTACCGTGAAGCAGCTGACATAAtcaggaagggtaaaatgtGCGCACTCTTCATCAACGATCTTGATGCAGGAGCTGGTCGGCTTGGTGGAACCACACAGTACACTGTGAACAACCAAATGGTGAATGCCACCCTCATGAACATTGCTGACAACCCAACAAATGTCCAGCTCCCCGGTATGTACAACAAGGAGGAGAACCCCCGTGTCCCCATCATTGTCACCGGTAATGATTTCTCAACATTGTATGCTCCTCTCATCCGTGACGGGCGTATGGAGAAGTTCTACTGGGCGCCTACCCGCGAAGATCGTATTGGTGTCTGCATTGGTATCTTCAGGAGTGACAATGTTGCTAAGGAAGACATTGTCAAGCTTGTTGACACCTTCCCTGGCCAATCCATTG ATTTCTTTGGTGCACTGAGGGCCCGAGTCTATGACGATGAAGTGAGGAAGTGGATTACAGGGGTTGGGGTTGACGGCGTTGGGAAGAGGCTTGTGAACTCAAAGGAAGGGCCCCCGACTTTCGAGCAGCCTAAGATGACAATCGAGAAGCTGCTTGAGTATGGAAACATGCTCGTCCAAGAGCAAGAGAATGTGAAGAGAGTCCAATTGGCTGATAAGTATTTGAGCGAGGCTGCTCTTGGTGATGCCAACTCAGATGCTATTGATAGTGGAAATTTCTACGGTTAG
- the LOC117618376 gene encoding LOB domain-containing protein 33-like: MTGFGSSCGACKFLRRKCTGECVFAPYFCYDQAADHFAAVHKVFGASNVSKLLLHLPVQNRSDAAITMSYEALARMRDPVYGCFSQIFALQQQVVYLQEEIETLGNQMVNFATGHSSNSFSELQVFSQHDAVETQYLQSLLPEPLLLPVMENATANQAFNSQMDIQMLPLHEWEEVNLFGDQSVPDPLERFLEGPQENLGHNPWLNETANTRNYNKGSSWDLY, encoded by the exons ATGACAGGATTCGGCTCTTCATGTGGAGCATGCAAGTTCCTGAGGAGAAAATGCACAGGTGAATGTGTGTTTGCTCCTTACTTCTGCTATGACCAAGCTGCAGACCATTTTGCAGCAGTGCACAAGGTGTTTGGTGCAAGCAATGTGTCCAAGCTGCTGTTACACTTACCGGTACAAAATCGAAGTGATGCTGCTATCACCATGTCTTATGAAGCACTAGCTCGAATGCGCGACCCTGTGTATGGATGTTTCTCACAAATCTTTGCACTCCAACAACAG GTTGTCTACTTACAAGAGGAGATCGAAACTCTCGGGAACCAAATGGTTAATTTTGCAACTGGCCATTCAAGTAACTCATTCAGTGAGCTACAAGTATTTTCACAACATGATGCTGTTGAGACACAATATCTTCAGAGTCTATTACCAGAACCGCTACTACTTCCCGTTATGGAAAATGCAACTGCCAACCAGGCATTTAACAGTCAGATGGATATACAGATGCTTCCTTTGCATGAATGGGAAGAAGTAAACCTATTTGGTGATCAGTCTGTGCCTGATCCTTTAGAGAGATTTCTTGAAGGTCCCCAAGAGAACTTGGGACATAATCCATGGTTGAATGAGACTGCCAACACCAGGAACTATAATAAAGGTTCTAGTTGGGATTTATATTag
- the LOC117619426 gene encoding AT-hook motif nuclear-localized protein 15-like codes for MANRWWAGNVAMGGGHVDSISSTPPSLHLRNTEEQLDDHNTTNTPTNSSTSNPTTTPNKQNDEHHEDGRDNNDLEADNQDPNTGSGSHDSLEPGSSNRRPRGRPPGSKNKPKPPIIITKESPNALRSHVLEISSGSDIVDSIATFAQRRHRGVSVLSGSGIVANVTLRHPAAPSGVITLHGRFEILSLSGAFLPSPSPPGATGLTVYLAGGQGQVVGGTVMGALVASGPVMVIAATFTNATYERLPLEDEQAGEGGMQVQQQQQQQQQSGVNSAGTGGNSGSQGLVEHTSSMAIYNLPPNLLPNGQMPPDVFWGPPPPRPPPPSY; via the coding sequence ATGGCGAATCGATGGTGGGCTGGAAATGTAGCCATGGGAGGAGGGCATGTGGACTCAATCTCCTCAACTCCTCCATCTCTTCACCTCAGAAACACAGAAGAACAGCTCGACGACCACAACACCACCAACACTCCCACTAACAGCAGCACCAGCAACCCAACAACCACCCCTAACAAGCAAAACGACGAACACCACGAAGACGGTCGGGACAACAACGATCTCGAAGCTGATAATCAGGACCCCAACACTGGCAGCGGTAGCCACGACAGCCTCGAGCCGGGAAGCAGCAACCGGAGACCGCGTGGCAGACCTCCCGGGTCGAAAAACAAGCCCAAACCGCCAATAATCATCACCAAAGAGAGCCCCAACGCGCTCCGGAGCCACGTCCTGGAAATCAGCAGCGGCAGCGACATTGTGGATAGCATTGCCACCTTTGCCCAAAGGCGGCATAGAGGGGTTTCGGTTCTGAGCGGAAGCGGCATTGTCGCCAATGTAACTCTACGACATCCTGCAGCACCAAGTGGAGTGATCACACTGCACGGGAGGTTCGAGATTTTGTCGTTGTCGGGTGCCTTCCTGCCCTCTCCCTCCCCGCCCGGGGCGACCGGGCTGACCGTGTACTTGGCCGGTGGACAGGGGCAGGTGGTGGGCGGGACTGTGATGGGGGCATTGGTGGCTTCAGGCCCTGTGATGGTCATTGCGGCGACATTTACAAACGCAACTTACGAGAGATTGCCGCTTGAGGATGAGCAAGCTGGAGAAGGAGGGATGCAGGTGcagcaacaacagcagcagcagcaacaatcAGGTGTGAATTCGGCAGGGACTGGAGGGAATTCAGGTTCTCAAGGTTTGGTGGAACATACTAGTTCAATGGCCATTTATAATTTGCCTCCAAATTTGCTTCCAAATGGTCAGATGCCTCCTGATGTGTTTTGGGGTCCTCCTCCTCCCAGACCCCCTCCTCCATCGTATTGA
- the LOC117617821 gene encoding ARF guanine-nucleotide exchange factor GNOM-like, whose protein sequence is MGRLKLQNGIKAIDEEPGNCDATYSKKDTLACIINSEIGAVLAVMRRNVRWGGRYISGDDQLEHPLIQSLKVLRKQIFSWQHQLHTINPAAYLQPFLDVIRSDETGAPITGVALSSVYNILTLDVIDQNSVNVEDAMHLLVDAITGCRFEVTDPASEEVVLMKILQVLLACMKSKASVILSNQHVCTIVNTCFRIVHQAGTKGELLQRIARHTMHELVRCIFSHLPDVQNTERALSNGNNTINREIAGINNEYPSGSRQLENGNMSSEFDSQLLSTNPALNASSGLVESGMDEKTTGASSGKETVQYDLRLMAEPFGVPCMVEIFNFLCSLLNVVEHIGMGPRSNTISFDEDVPLFALGLVNSAIELGGSSIQNHPKLLSLVQDELFQNLMQFGLSMSPLILSMVCSIVLNLYHHLRTELKLQLEAFFSCVILRLAQSRYGASYQQQEVAMEAVVDFCRQKTFMVEMYANLDCDITCSNAFEDLANLLSKSAFPVNFPLSSIHILALDGLIAIIQGMAERSGNGSVSSAEFLTNLEEYTPFWLMKCDDYSDPNHWVPFVRRRKYIKRRLMIGADHFNHDPKKGLEFLQGTHLLPDKLDPESVACFFRYTSGLDKNLVGDFLGNHDEFCIQVLHEFAGTFDFQDMNLDTALRLFLETFRLPGESQKIQRVLEAFSERYYEQSPQILANKDAALLLSYSIIMLNTDRHNVQVKKKMTEEDFIRNNRHINGGDDLPREFLSELYHSICKNEIRTTPEQGASFPEMTPSRWIDLIHKSKKNAPFIVSNFRPHLDQDMFAIMSGPTIAAISVVFDHAEHEEIYQTCIDGFLSVAKIAACYHLEDVLDDLVVSLCKFTTLLNPSVDEPVLAFGDDPKARMSTVTVFTIANTYGDYIRTGWRNILDCILRLHKLGLLSARVASEAAGDSEVSADTGHGNPITNSLSSVHMPSVSTPRRSSGLMGRFSQLLSLDTEEPRSQPTEEELAAHQRTLQTVQKCHIDGIFSDSKFLQAESLLQLAQALIWAGGRPHKGSSSPEDEDTGVFCLELLIAITLNNRDRIMLLWQIVYEHISNIVQSTVMPCALVEKAVFGLLRICQRLLPYKENLADELLRSLQLVLKLDARVADAYCEQITQEVGRLVKANASHIRSQLGWRIITSLLSITARHPEASEAGFDALFFIMSDGTHLLPANYILCVDASRQFAESRVGEVDRSVCALDLMAGSVDCLARWVCEAKQSMNDEEAVKMSQDIGKMSQDIGEMWLRLVQGLRKVCLDQREEVRNHALSLLRKCLTGVDGIPLPPGLWLQCFDMVIFTMLDDLLEIAQRHSPKDYRNMEGTLILALKLLSKVFLQLLPDLSQLTTFCKLWLGVLSRMEKYMKVKIGGKKSDKLRDQVPELLKNTLLVMILRGVLVERSDLGDDSLWELTWRLVNNIAPSLQSEIFRDPILEQSETKQGETGGVSEATGTLLPTDTTSAEGSGS, encoded by the exons TTAGCGGTTATGAGGAGGAATGTAAGATGGGGAGGACGTTATATATCAGGTGATGATCAGCTGGAACACCCTCTAATCCAATCTTTAAAGGTGTTACGGAAGCAAATATTTTCGTGGCAGCATCAGTTGCATACCATCAATCCTGCTGCATATCTTCAGCCATTTTTGGATGTGATTAGATCAGATGAAACTGGTGCGCCAATCACTGGTGTGGCGTTGTCATCTGTTTACAATATCTTAACGCTTGATGTGATCGATCAAAATTCCGTAAATGTTGAAGATGCCATGCATTTGTTAGTTGATGCGATCACTGGCTGCCGATTTGAGGTGACTGATCCTGCATCAGAAGAAGTGGTACTGATGAAGATACTACAGGTTCTTCTGGCTTGCATGAAGAGTAAAGCGTCTGTTATATTGAGTAATCAGCATGTTTGCACTATAGTGAATACATGTTTCCGTATAGTCCATCAAGCAGGAACAAAAGGTGAGTTGTTGCAACGGATAGCTCGCCACACTATGCATGAACTGGTTAGATGTATTTTCTCACACCTTCCAGATGTTCAGAACACTGAACGTGCATTGTCAAATGGAAACAATACCATCAATCGAGAG aTTGCTGGGATAAATAATGAGTACCCTTCTGGGAGTAGACAACTGGAGAACGGCAACATGAGTTCTGAGTTTGACAGTCAGCTTTTATCCACAAATCCTGCCTTGAATGCTTCCTCAGGTCTTGTAGAATCTGGGATGGATGAAAAGACAACTGGGGCTTCTAGTGGGAAGGAGACTGTTCAATATGACTTGCGTCTCATGGCTGAGCCGTTTGGGGTCCCCTGTATGGTGGAAATATTTAACTTTCTGTGCTCTTTATTAAATGTGGTTGAGCATATCGGTATGGGTCCCAGATCTAATACCATATCGTTTGATGAAGATGTGCCTCTTTTTGCCTTGGGACTGGTTAATTCTGCAATAGAGTTGGGTGGGTCCTCAATTCAGAACCACCCCAAGTTATTAAGTTTGGTTCAGGATGAATTGTTTCAAAATCTGATGCAGTTTGGCCTATCAATGAGTCCACTTATTCTTTCAATGGTATGCAGCATTGTTCTCAATTTGTATCACCATCTGCGCACTGAACTAAAGCTACAGCTTGAGGCATTCTTTTCTTGCGTGATATTGAGGCTTGCGCAAAGCAGGTATGGGGCTTCTTATCAGCAGCAGGAGGTTGCCATGGAGGCTGTTGTTGACTTCTGCAGGCAGAAAACTTTCATGGTGGAGATGTACGCTAACTTAGATTGTGACATAACCTGCAGCAATGCCTTTGAAGACCTTGCTAATCTGTTGTCAAAGAGTGCATTCCCTGTTAATTTCCCGTTGTCTTCAATTCACATTCTTGCTTTGGATGGTCTTATTGCTATTATTCAGGGAATGGCAGAGAGGTCAGGTAACGGATCAGTTAGTTCTGCTGAGTTTCTCACAAATCTTGAAGAGTATACCCCATTCTGGTTGATGAAGTGTGACGACTACAGTGATCCTAATCATTGGGTTCCATTTGTTCGCCGAAGGAAATACATAAAGAGAAGGCTGATGATTGGAGCCGATCATTTTAACCATGACCCAAAGAAAGGGCTGGAGTTCCTGCAAGGAACTCATCTCTTGCCTGACAAACTTGATCCTGAAAGCGTGGCCTGTTTTTTCAGGTACACTTCTGGGTTGGACAAGAATCTTGTTGGGGATTTCCTGGGAAACCATGATGAGTTTTGTATTCAGGTTCTTCATGAATTTGCTGGTACCTTTGATTTTCAAGATATGAATTTGGATACTGCTCTCCGACTTTTTTTGGAGACGTTTCGGCTGCCTGGAGAATCACAAAAGATACAAAGGGTGCTTGAAGCATTCTCAGAGAGATATTATGAGCAATCACCACAAATTCTAGCTAACAAGGATGCTGCCCTCCTGTTATCATATTCGATTATAATGCTCAACACAGATCGACACAATGTTCAggtaaagaagaagatgacggAGGAGGATTTCATTCGGAATAATCGGCACATCAATGGAGGTGATGATCTACCTCGAGAATTCCTGTCAGAGCTTTACCACTCAATATGCAAGAATGAGATCCGCACAACTCCTGAACAAGGCGCTAGTTTTCCTGAAATGACCCCAAGCCGTTGGATTGATTTAATACACAAATCCAAGAAGAACGCTCCATTCATTGTATCCAATTTCAGACCCCACCTTGACCAGGATATGTTTGCTATAATGTCGGGCCCTACAATTGCTGCCATCTCTGTGGTATTTGATCATGCAGAACATGAAGAGATTTACCAAACATGCATTGATGGATTTTTATCTGTTGCAAAGATTGCAGCATGCTATCATCTTGAAGATGTGCTGGACGACCTGGTTGTGTCTCTTTGTAAGTTCACAACCCTTTTAAACCCATCTGTTGACGAACCTGTGTTGGCGTTTGGCGATGACCCAAAAGCTAGAATGTCAACTGTGACCGTTTTCACAATTGCCAATACATATGGTGATTACATTCGCACGGGTTGGAGAAACATTCTTGACTGTATCTTAAGATTACACAAGCTTGGTCTTCTTTCAGCTCGTGTAGCCAGTGAAGCAGCTGGTGATTCGGAGGTTTCCGCTGACACAGGTCATGGTAACCCCATAACCAATTCTCTATCTTCTGTTCATATGCCCTCTGTGAGTACTCCGAGGAGATCCTCTGGATTGATGGGCCGGTTTAGTCAGCTCCTATCTCTTGACACAGAGGAGCCGAGATCGCAGCCTACTGAAGAAGAGCTTGCTGCTCATCAACGCACCCTTCAGACAGTTCAAAAGTGCCACATTGATGGCATTTTTTCTGATAGCAAGTTTCTGCAGGCTGAATCCCTCTTGCAACTTGCACAAGCACTGATCTGGGCTGGAGGACGACCCCACAAAGGGAGCAGCTCACCCGAGGATGAAGATACTGGAGTTTTTTGTTTGGAGTTGCTGATTGCTATTACCTTAAATAATAGGGATAGGATTATGCTTCTTTGGCAGATTGTGTATGAGCACATATCAAACATTGTTCAGTCAACTGTGATGCCTTGTGCACTGGTAGAGAAGGCTGTTTTTGGACTTCTTCGGATTTGCCAGCGGCTGCTTCCCTATAAAGAGAACCTTGCGGATGAACTTTTGAGGTCACTGCAACTTGTCTTGAAGCTTGATGCACGGGTTGCTGATGCGTACTGTGAGCAAATTACACAGGAAGTCGGCCGCCTTGTGAAAGCAAATGCCTCTCACATAAGATCACAATTGGGGTGGCGCATAATTACGTCATTGCTCTCAATCACTGCTCGGCACCCAGAAGCTTCTGAGGCTGGATTTGATGCGCTGTTCTTCATTATGTCTGATGGAACTCACTTGTTGCCAGCCAATTATATTCTATGTGTTGATGCATCAAGACAGTTTGCTGAGTCTCGTGTTGGGGAGGTAGACCGATCTGTGTGTGCACTTGATCTAATGGCGGGATCTGTTGATTGTTTAGCAAGGTGGGTATGTGAGGCTAAGCAATCTATGAATGATGAGGAAGCTGTGAAAATGTCTCAAGATATCGGGAAAATGTCTCAAGATATCGGGGAAATGTGGTTGCGGCTTGTTCAGGGATTGAGAAAAGTTTGTTTAGACCAGAGAGAAGAGGTTAGGAACCATGCTCTTTCCTTGTTACGGAAGTGCTTGACTGGAGTGGATGGGATCCCTCTTCCACCTGGTCTTTGGTTGCAGTGCTTTGATATGGTGATCTTCACAATGCTTGATGACTTGCTTGAAATTGCACAGAGACACTCCCCAAAGGACTACCGGAACATGGAAGGCACACTTATCCTTGCCTTGAAGCTCTTGTCCAAAGTTTTTCTGCAGCTACTACCTGACCTATCACAGTTAACAACTTTCTGCAAATTATGGCTGGGCGTTCTCAGTCGAATGGAAAAATATATGAAGGTGAAAATTGGGGGGAAGAAAAGTGATAAGCTTCGGGACCAAGTACCTGAGCTACTTAAGAACACCTTGCTTGTAATGATTTTAAGGGGAGTTCTTGTGGAGAGAAGTGATTTAGGAGATGATAGCTTGTGGGAGCTGACATGGCGACTTGTAAATAACATTGCTCCATCCTTGCAGTCTGAGATTTTCCGTGATCCAATTTTAGAGCAGTCAGAGACTAAACAAGGTGAAACAGGAGGAGTTTCTGAAGCAACGGGTACTTTACTTCCAACTGATACGACTTCTGCTGAAGGTTCCGGCAGTTAA